One window of Proteiniborus ethanoligenes genomic DNA carries:
- a CDS encoding DUF4387 domain-containing protein — MKKNMKNITELTHVIRSKNAGPFELTLDMIFLDREIYEKVKKSGVITKKLIASLYNVSEEKVVTFAYFDAANAIKATLVRPRQQASIGEIDMHACQQHVPLLSIEIPW, encoded by the coding sequence TTGAAAAAGAACATGAAAAACATAACAGAACTTACCCATGTAATTAGAAGTAAAAATGCGGGTCCTTTTGAATTAACACTGGACATGATCTTTTTAGATAGGGAAATATATGAAAAAGTTAAAAAATCAGGAGTGATTACAAAAAAATTAATAGCAAGCTTATATAATGTTTCTGAAGAAAAAGTAGTAACATTTGCATATTTCGATGCAGCAAATGCAATTAAAGCTACTTTAGTTAGGCCACGACAACAAGCTAGTATAGGTGAAATAGATATGCATGCATGTCAACAACATGTACCTTTACTAAGCATAGAAATTCCTTGGTAG
- a CDS encoding acyl-CoA mutase large subunit family protein yields MFDNESLKEIKKSRTEWEEKVLKKTLTKFPERKEEFTTVSGEVVNPLYAPDDLEWLDYDSDLGYPGEYPFTRGVQTTMYRGKLWTMRMYAGFATAEESNNRYKYLLEQGQTGLSVAFDLPTQIGYDSDHPLAEGEVGKVGVAIDSLEDMETLFNDIPLDKVSTSMTINAPASVLLAMYIAVAEKQGVSPDKLRGTIQNDILKEYIARGTYIFPVEPSMRLITNIFEYCSKEVPRWNTISISGYHIREAGCTAAQEVGFTLADGIAYVEAALKAGLDIDAFAPRLSFFFNAHNDLLEEVAKYRAARRLWARIMKERFGAKDPKSMMLKFHTQTGGSTLTAQQPDNNIVRVAIQTLAAVLGGTQSLHTNSRDEALALPTEDSVRIALRTQQIVAYESGVTDTVDPLAGSYYIEAKTKEIEDKAMGYINKIDELGGAPRAIDMGYIQQEIMDAAYKYQKEVETGERIVVGMNKFQIEEASPKGLLKVDPSVGNLQKQKIESLKSRRNNDVVKEKLEALRTACDGEENVMPYILEAVKAYATLGEICGVMREVFGEYQQSVII; encoded by the coding sequence ATGTTTGATAATGAAAGCTTAAAAGAGATTAAAAAATCAAGAACTGAATGGGAAGAAAAAGTGCTTAAAAAGACTCTAACAAAATTTCCAGAAAGAAAAGAGGAGTTTACAACTGTTTCAGGTGAAGTGGTAAATCCTCTATATGCTCCTGATGACTTAGAGTGGCTTGATTATGATAGTGATCTAGGATATCCAGGAGAATATCCATTTACCAGGGGTGTACAGACTACTATGTACAGAGGAAAGCTTTGGACTATGAGAATGTATGCTGGATTTGCTACTGCAGAAGAATCAAATAATAGATATAAGTATCTATTGGAGCAAGGACAGACTGGTCTTAGTGTAGCATTTGACTTACCTACCCAGATTGGCTACGATTCAGATCATCCACTAGCAGAAGGAGAAGTTGGAAAAGTTGGAGTAGCCATAGATTCATTAGAGGATATGGAAACATTGTTCAATGATATTCCTCTTGACAAAGTAAGTACCTCTATGACTATAAACGCACCTGCATCTGTTTTACTTGCAATGTACATAGCAGTAGCAGAAAAACAAGGTGTATCACCAGATAAATTAAGAGGTACAATTCAAAATGATATATTAAAGGAATATATAGCACGAGGAACATATATATTCCCTGTAGAACCATCTATGAGATTGATTACAAACATATTTGAATATTGTTCAAAGGAAGTTCCAAGATGGAACACAATAAGCATATCAGGCTATCATATTAGAGAAGCAGGATGCACAGCTGCGCAGGAAGTAGGCTTTACATTAGCAGATGGAATAGCTTATGTGGAAGCTGCTTTAAAAGCTGGACTTGATATAGATGCATTTGCACCTAGACTATCATTCTTCTTTAATGCTCACAATGATTTGCTAGAAGAAGTAGCTAAGTATAGAGCAGCGAGAAGATTATGGGCTAGAATAATGAAAGAAAGATTTGGAGCAAAAGATCCAAAGTCAATGATGCTAAAATTCCACACACAAACAGGAGGCTCTACATTGACTGCACAACAGCCTGATAATAATATAGTGCGTGTAGCAATACAGACTTTAGCTGCAGTACTGGGTGGAACACAGTCTCTACACACCAATTCGAGAGATGAAGCTCTTGCTCTTCCTACTGAGGATTCAGTTAGAATAGCTCTTAGAACACAGCAAATAGTAGCATATGAAAGTGGAGTAACAGATACGGTAGATCCACTAGCTGGTTCATATTATATAGAAGCTAAGACTAAAGAGATTGAAGACAAGGCAATGGGATATATAAATAAGATTGATGAACTTGGTGGAGCACCAAGAGCTATAGACATGGGATATATTCAACAAGAAATAATGGATGCAGCATATAAATATCAAAAAGAAGTTGAAACAGGCGAAAGAATAGTAGTAGGTATGAATAAATTCCAGATAGAAGAAGCATCACCAAAAGGACTCCTTAAAGTAGACCCATCCGTAGGAAATTTACAAAAACAAAAGATTGAAAGCTTAAAATCAAGAAGAAATAATGATGTAGTAAAGGAAAAGCTAGAGGCTTTAAGAACTGCTTGTGACGGCGAAGAAAATGTAATGCCTTATATACTAGAAGCAGTAAAAGCATATGCAACCTTAGGAGAAATCTGCGGAGTTATGAGAGAGGTATTTGGTGAATATCAACAATCAGTAATTATATAA
- a CDS encoding cobalamin B12-binding domain-containing protein has translation MNNRPIRVLVAKPGLDGHDRGAKVIARALRDAGMEVIYTGLRQTPEQIVAAAIQEDVDVVAMSILSGAHNHLFPRVVELLKQENAEDILVIGGGVIPDDDITGLKEAGIKEIFTPGTPTTQVVDYINENVGRK, from the coding sequence GTGAATAATAGACCGATTAGAGTTTTAGTTGCAAAACCAGGACTTGATGGACATGATAGAGGAGCAAAGGTAATAGCACGAGCATTAAGAGATGCAGGAATGGAAGTTATATATACAGGACTTAGACAAACCCCAGAGCAAATAGTAGCAGCAGCTATCCAAGAAGACGTAGATGTAGTAGCTATGAGCATATTATCAGGAGCACATAACCATTTGTTTCCAAGGGTGGTAGAATTACTTAAACAAGAAAATGCAGAGGATATACTGGTCATAGGTGGAGGAGTAATACCAGATGATGATATAACAGGCCTAAAGGAAGCAGGAATCAAGGAAATATTTACTCCAGGAACGCCTACAACTCAAGTAGTCGATTATATAAATGAAAATGTAGGCAGGAAATAG
- the meaB gene encoding methylmalonyl Co-A mutase-associated GTPase MeaB, with protein MLILEYVEKLLNGDKRTCARLISMVENNEEEAKNIIKDIYRYTGKAHIVGITGPPGGGKSTMTDKLAKELRKRGKTVGIIAIDPTSPFTGGAILGDRIRMQDLATDPGVFIRSMGTRGHLGGLSKATQNALKILDVYGVDYIIIETVGVGQSEIDIVKTADTVVMVMVPGLGDDIQAIKAGVMEIGDIFAINKSDLDGAARTQAELKAMLDMSPQKSRRPPIVPVVSSLNKGIDTLLDEIINHMEYLKSSGELKTRRENNVQMEIIKLMEAEIMKMVLQKSQKEHILEKTIKEVAERKTDPFTASESILNLL; from the coding sequence GTGTTAATATTGGAATATGTTGAAAAGCTACTAAATGGAGACAAAAGAACTTGTGCTCGTCTTATTTCCATGGTAGAAAACAATGAAGAAGAAGCAAAAAACATAATAAAAGATATATATAGATATACAGGAAAGGCTCATATAGTAGGCATAACAGGACCACCAGGCGGTGGCAAGAGCACAATGACAGATAAGCTTGCAAAGGAGCTTAGAAAAAGAGGAAAAACAGTAGGAATTATAGCTATAGATCCTACAAGTCCTTTTACAGGAGGAGCCATACTGGGTGACAGAATAAGAATGCAAGACTTAGCCACGGATCCAGGAGTTTTTATTAGAAGCATGGGAACTAGAGGGCATCTAGGAGGATTATCTAAGGCTACTCAAAACGCTTTAAAAATACTAGATGTCTATGGAGTAGATTATATAATTATAGAAACTGTAGGTGTAGGGCAGTCAGAGATAGATATAGTAAAGACTGCAGACACAGTTGTTATGGTTATGGTTCCAGGACTAGGAGATGACATTCAGGCTATAAAAGCAGGAGTAATGGAAATAGGAGATATATTTGCAATCAATAAAAGTGATTTGGATGGAGCAGCTAGAACACAAGCCGAGTTAAAAGCAATGCTAGACATGAGTCCGCAAAAAAGTAGAAGACCTCCTATCGTACCAGTAGTGTCTAGCTTAAACAAAGGAATAGATACGCTTTTAGATGAAATAATAAACCATATGGAATATTTGAAGTCTTCTGGGGAACTTAAAACAAGAAGAGAAAATAATGTTCAAATGGAAATAATAAAACTAATGGAAGCAGAGATTATGAAAATGGTTCTTCAAAAGTCTCAAAAAGAACATATTTTAGAAAAAACAATAAAAGAAGTGGCAGAGAGGAAAACAGATCCTTTTACTGCATCTGAATCGATACTAAATTTACTTTAA
- the mce gene encoding methylmalonyl-CoA epimerase has protein sequence MRYLVKKIDHIGIAVSNLEEALKFYEGVLGMNLQGTEIVEEQKVKVAFLPVGDTEIELLESTDKDGPIARFIEKKGEGIQHIAYRVDDIEKEIEEMKQKGIRMIDEVPRYGAGGAKIAFLHPKSTNGVLIELCQRD, from the coding sequence GTGAGATATTTGGTAAAGAAGATTGACCATATAGGTATAGCCGTTAGCAATCTTGAAGAAGCCCTAAAGTTTTATGAAGGAGTTTTAGGCATGAATCTTCAAGGAACAGAGATAGTAGAGGAACAAAAAGTAAAGGTAGCATTTCTTCCTGTAGGAGATACAGAAATAGAATTGCTAGAATCAACAGATAAAGATGGACCTATTGCAAGGTTTATTGAAAAAAAAGGAGAAGGAATACAGCACATAGCCTACAGAGTAGATGACATAGAAAAAGAAATAGAAGAAATGAAACAAAAAGGCATAAGGATGATAGACGAAGTTCCGAGATACGGAGCAGGAGGAGCCAAAATAGCATTTCTGCATCCTAAAAGTACAAATGGAGTACTAATAGAGCTTTGCCAAAGAGATTAG
- a CDS encoding acyl-CoA carboxylase subunit beta: MSNSKLEQLRLAKEKIAKGGGEDRIKKQHEKGKLTARERLNLLFDEGSFVEIDAFVEHRSTNFGMEKTKAPGEGVVSGYGTVNGRLVFSYAQDFTVIGGSLGEMHAAKITKAQDMALKMGAPLVGFNDSGGARIQEGVDALAGYGNIFYRNTIASGVIPQISVIMGPCAGGAVYSPALTDFIFMTDQTSMMFITGPEVIKTVTGENVTQEELGGAMTHNRISGVAHFISPTEQETIERIKILLSYLPSNNLEDAPVFDTGDNLNRLEEKLNEIIPDNPNKPYDMKEIIGSLADNGDFFEVQPYFAQNILTGFIRLNGKSVGVIASQPKVLAGCLDINASDKAARFIRTCDAFNIPLLTLVDVPGFLPGTDQEYGGIIRHGAKMLYAYSEATVPKVTVITRKAYGGAYIAMCSRHLNADLVLAWPTAEIAVMGPEGAANIIFKKEIEGAKDPAAMRGEKIKEYRDTVSNPYTAAARGYVDDVIEPSATRQRIISSFDMLASKRQSLPSKKHGNMPL; encoded by the coding sequence ATGTCAAACAGCAAGTTAGAACAGCTACGTTTAGCTAAAGAAAAAATAGCTAAAGGTGGTGGAGAAGACAGAATCAAAAAACAACACGAAAAAGGCAAACTAACAGCAAGAGAGAGATTAAACCTACTATTCGATGAAGGAAGCTTCGTTGAAATAGATGCTTTTGTAGAACATAGGTCTACAAACTTTGGCATGGAAAAAACAAAAGCACCAGGAGAAGGTGTAGTATCAGGCTATGGAACAGTAAATGGCAGATTAGTATTTTCATATGCACAAGATTTTACTGTAATAGGTGGTTCTCTAGGTGAAATGCATGCAGCAAAAATAACAAAAGCTCAAGATATGGCCTTAAAAATGGGAGCACCATTAGTAGGATTTAATGACTCAGGTGGAGCAAGAATCCAAGAGGGAGTAGATGCACTAGCAGGATATGGGAACATATTCTACAGAAACACCATAGCATCAGGAGTAATCCCACAAATATCAGTAATTATGGGACCGTGCGCAGGAGGAGCAGTATACTCACCAGCACTAACAGACTTTATATTTATGACAGACCAAACAAGTATGATGTTTATCACAGGTCCAGAAGTAATAAAAACAGTAACAGGAGAAAACGTAACCCAAGAAGAACTAGGCGGTGCAATGACCCACAATAGAATAAGTGGAGTAGCGCACTTTATAAGCCCAACAGAGCAAGAAACAATAGAAAGAATAAAAATACTACTAAGTTACCTACCATCAAACAACCTAGAAGATGCACCAGTATTTGATACAGGAGATAATCTAAACAGATTAGAAGAAAAATTAAACGAAATAATACCAGACAACCCAAACAAACCATATGATATGAAAGAAATAATAGGCTCATTAGCAGACAATGGAGACTTCTTTGAAGTACAACCATATTTTGCACAAAACATACTAACAGGCTTCATAAGACTAAATGGGAAATCCGTAGGAGTAATAGCAAGCCAACCAAAAGTATTAGCAGGCTGTTTAGACATCAATGCATCAGATAAAGCAGCAAGATTCATAAGAACCTGCGATGCATTTAACATACCACTACTAACACTAGTAGACGTACCAGGCTTTTTACCAGGAACAGACCAAGAGTACGGCGGAATAATTAGACACGGAGCAAAAATGCTATATGCTTACAGTGAAGCAACAGTACCAAAAGTAACAGTAATCACAAGAAAAGCCTATGGTGGAGCATATATAGCAATGTGTAGTAGACACCTAAACGCAGACTTAGTCCTAGCATGGCCAACAGCAGAAATAGCAGTAATGGGCCCAGAAGGAGCAGCAAACATAATCTTCAAAAAAGAAATAGAAGGAGCAAAAGACCCAGCAGCCATGAGAGGAGAAAAAATAAAAGAATACAGAGACACAGTATCAAACCCATACACAGCAGCAGCAAGAGGCTATGTAGATGACGTAATAGAACCATCAGCAACAAGACAAAGAATAATAAGCTCATTTGACATGTTAGCAAGCAAACGTCAAAGCCTACCATCAAAAAAACATGGCAATATGCCTTTATAA
- a CDS encoding OadG family protein, which translates to MTFSEIISINDALVITGFSMLLVFVALIAISYILSGFKLLAAGQEKKNNNQVSSIGVTREADGPSANLVAEEEDLELIAVITASIAATLQTSTSNIVVRNITRIPQTTPLWGLVSRQQMTNK; encoded by the coding sequence ATGACTTTTTCAGAAATTATAAGCATAAACGATGCATTAGTCATAACTGGCTTTAGTATGCTACTAGTATTCGTAGCCTTAATAGCAATATCCTATATACTAAGCGGATTTAAACTACTAGCAGCAGGACAGGAAAAAAAAAATAATAATCAAGTAAGCTCAATAGGAGTTACTAGAGAAGCAGATGGTCCATCAGCTAACCTTGTAGCAGAAGAAGAAGATTTAGAGCTAATAGCAGTAATAACAGCAAGTATAGCAGCAACTCTTCAAACTTCAACTAGCAATATAGTAGTTAGAAACATAACAAGAATACCACAAACAACACCTTTATGGGGTCTAGTATCAAGACAACAAATGACAAACAAATAG
- a CDS encoding biotin/lipoyl-containing protein: MKKYIVNVNGKSYEVEIEEVGGSSQAVSSPAPVSAPVAAPVQSAPKAAPAPKAEAKPAVQVPQGAEVVEAPMPGTILDIKVNQGDAVKKGQVLVILEAMKMENEIMAPRDGKVASVNTSKGASVNLGDALVTLE; this comes from the coding sequence ATGAAAAAATATATAGTAAACGTAAACGGTAAAAGTTACGAAGTGGAAATAGAAGAAGTAGGTGGCTCCTCACAAGCCGTGTCAAGTCCAGCACCAGTATCAGCACCAGTAGCGGCACCAGTACAATCAGCACCAAAAGCAGCACCAGCACCAAAAGCAGAAGCAAAACCAGCAGTACAAGTGCCACAAGGAGCAGAAGTAGTAGAAGCACCAATGCCAGGAACAATCCTAGATATAAAAGTAAATCAAGGAGATGCAGTTAAAAAAGGACAGGTATTAGTAATATTAGAAGCAATGAAAATGGAAAACGAAATAATGGCACCAAGAGATGGAAAAGTAGCTTCAGTAAATACTTCAAAAGGTGCATCAGTAAACTTAGGTGATGCCCTAGTCACACTAGAATAG